GAAAGAACAATCTGATCTTGGATGTTATCTtgttcttaatattttaatgataCGTTTTTTTTGTCTGCCATCTCAGCTAACATCGCACTCTCCCTTCCAATCAATCATTTACATactataaagaagaaaaatatgtctgaaatttacttttatgtttaaatgtCTGGAAGGGTCCCCTTAGGAAATCAAGCCTATCAAATGCACCAAAGATATGGAGCCATTATTAAATGGTGCACAACCAACTCCGATCTCAAAGCCTGAATTGCGAGTGTCTAACAAAGTAAAAATGGGTGAACCTGTTTGCACGTGAAACTTATAATCCTATGTTATGAAGAGGGTTCACCCAAGAATATCTCCTTTAGttgacaaataaaaattattacctTTTGAGCATATTGCTAGGTGGACAATCTCATTTACAGGAGACAACACCACCTGAAAGTGCAATTGTAACCATTCCTAATGGAGTCCcaatgagaaaacaagaaacTTTGACAAATGGTTCAGGTAGgacacaaaagaagaaaatgtaGAGGTTATAACAAAACCAAATGGACAGGCGGCGGGAAGCAACATAAAAAGAAGCAGTAGTAGAAGCATAAGCTAGCTCTCCAAAAGCCACAATGGAGAGCGCTGGTCAAGAGAGGGTTGGGGTGAGTTGTGAGTTGGTTTGGTACGTCGGGAGTAAAAAGGGGATATTTTTTATGCGGAGGGAGGCTGTGGTGAGCTAGGCCCAGACGCTATAGGAGTGTAAGATGATATTGGGTCAGAAGAGGAGTGGACCgcagaagaagaaatgggCTCCGGTTCATAGTAAAGTGCAGTTGTGTGATTTTGAAGATGATGGTGTAAGAGAGGGTGCAGAGcatcatttaaaaaatcataggTATTGGAGGTGGGAGTATGTAATTTGGTAAACAGAAATTGTGATTCATCAAAGACGACATGTTGAGATACGATAATTTTTCAGCTAGACAAATCATAACACTTATATCCTCTATGGTTAGGTGGGTATCCTAAAAAGACACATGGAGTGGAATGAGCATGAAATTTATGTATAGTAGTTGAAGGAAAAAGAGGATAGCATAAGCATCCGAAAACTCTTAGATGTATGTATGAAGGATTCCGATGATAGAGAATTTGAGTGGGGGAGCACTGAGAGATAATCTTGCTAGGTAGAATGTTTAGGAGATAAGTTGCCATTTGAAGAGCATGATGCCAAAATGATGGTGGCAGAGAGGAGTGAGTAAGAAGAGTTCGAATTAAATTGTTGATGACTCGAATTTTATGTTCAACTTTTCCATTTTGAGGAGAAGTATGAGGgcaagaaaaatggaaaaccaTCCCATTGTCATAACAAAAAGACTTAAATTGGTTGTTATCGTATTCCCTACCATTATcgcattaaaaatattttattttacgcTCAAATTGAGTGCAGATAAATGCACTAAAGGACAAGAAAATTGAATAGACTTGTGATTTCTTGCCAATTGGAAAAGTCCATAGAAAATTAGAGTAATCATCTAAAAATAGAATGTAATACTTATGACCTGCCGAACTTAAAATAGGAAATGTCCATAAATCACTATGCAAAATATCAAAAGGCATTGTAGTGCAAGAAGACGAGTCATAAAAAGGTAACCTGACTTGTTTCCCAAAAATACAAGACTGAAAAACTGAGGTGTAAGAAAAATGCTTACAATCAATAAACTGATTATTCTGAAGAGAGTGTAAAACAGGTGGTCCTAGGTGTCCTAAGCGATTATGCCATAGAACCAGACAAAAAACGACAAAGGTGGATGGGGAGGTGGCACGATAGGTTAGGGTTATGGTGATAGGATAAAGATCCCCAGTGTTATTACATCTCATTATTGGCATCCTCGTCTAAAAATCCTTCACAGAAAATCCAAAAGGATCAAAAGCAATAGATATATTATTGTCGATTGTGAAACGacacatatatattaagtttttaatGAGTTTAGGTGCATGAAGGACATTGTTTAAATGTAAAGGGGGGTGAGGAGGAGGTAGGTTAGTTTTGGAAttgctcatattaaaataagacGAAAGATTACTTGGAGAGGCCGTCATGTGTGAGGTTGCACCGGTGTCCATGTACCAATTCGTATCAGGAGTATTAAGAGTCATAGTATGCATTGCTTGTTCAATTTCAGTTGGATCATAACTTGAAGAAGTTGGTACAGAGGCTGCATAAGCTTGCTGTGGACGATTGCCAAGGATACTAGGCTGACGAGCTGGTGGTGGCCGAGTCCAAGAAGAGGTAGGGTACGGACATGGAGGGTCTGCCCAAGGCTGCGGTGCCCAACCCCATAGTGGATACTGTCCCCATTGTTGTGGCTGTTGTTGCCATGTTCGCTGTTGCGACTGCTGTGTGTGGTTGCTGCCACCATTAGCATGGTTATTGCCACTACGACCACGCCCTCTATTGCCATTGTCTTTGCCCCGATTGTTATTGCGATTCTGTCCACGTTTCGAAGTAGTGTTATGACGGTTTAGTGCATTGACTGAGCCAGAATATGAACCCTTGGATTCATTAGTAGAATTATTGGCAGTGAAAAGGGCTATACCTGCAGCACTAGCAGAGGCTGCAGTTTGCTTGGCCTTACGGGTTTCTTCGAGAATCAATCGCGAACGAGCCTCATAGAAAAGAGGCAAAGGATTGCTTTGTTGAATGAATATAGCAACACCatcataattttcatttaaaccTGTAATTAATTGGAGAACTAACCGTTTATTCGATACTGGTGCACCAACATTTGATAGTTGATCGGCAAGCATTTTGAGTTCTTGACAATAGGCAGAAACAGTTTGAAAATCATCCAGATGAACATGAGTGAATTGATTTTCCAGGTAGACAGCTCGAGAATTCTTATTGTCTTGTAAAATATTATGCAATCGCTCCCATGCTTGTTGAGCAGTAGAATCCGGTTCTAAGATGGTGTGCAAGAGATCATTTGAGATCGTGCCGTAAATCCATTGAAGGACTATAGCATCCAGGTGTGACCAAAGTTCGTCATCACGTGCGACTGCCTTTTCCTTGGCTGGCTCAGAAGTCCGTTGAGTAGGAGGGATGATGTGGTCGATGACTTGGTATGCTCGgcaatgaattttaaataactcTGCCCAGGAAGAGGAGTGGCCTTTTTCCATCTCAAGAGTGATAGAAATGAAGTTCTTGACGTTGTTAACGGCAAGAGCAGGATGAAATTTAGTTTCTGTCATTGGTATTGATAGAGAggaagaaagtaaaaaaaagagagaagaaagtgGGAAAGAGGCAGAGATTATTTTACAGTAGAGGcacaactagggtttgaggctctgataccatgaaaGAAATCATCCGTGTCTCTCTCATTGATTTTGTATCATAATATACAAGTGTTTAATGCTAATCATAAGGCTATAATCTCGGCTACAAATAAAGTAACTACCTTAGGATATACATGACAGAAGATATATGCTAAATATAGAAGAGaggataaaagaatatttacaTAATCtaacaatattttataatgaattttaatattattccATTGCTTTCAGATGCAGTACTCTAGCAGTAAAATCTCAAGATCCAGTGTAGCTCCTAGCCCTGAATTTTTGCAGCAACAGAAAAAGGAAGTAGGACATGTGTCATTAGAAGCCATCCACCAAGCTGGTGCTTTTAGAGACATTGGACAAACTATCTGCACCCTGATTCAACATGTTCCTAATCAACACGAGAGGGAAAATCTGGAATACCT
The nucleotide sequence above comes from Ricinus communis isolate WT05 ecotype wild-type chromosome 6, ASM1957865v1, whole genome shotgun sequence. Encoded proteins:
- the LOC125370302 gene encoding uncharacterized protein LOC125370302, which encodes MTETKFHPALAVNNVKNFISITLEMEKGHSSSWAELFKIHCRAYQVIDHIIPPTQRTSEPAKEKAVARDDELWSHLDAINRILLLNKHGSDCIIFYKTIRILELSTWKINSLMFIWMIFKLFLPIVKNSKCLPINYQMLVHQYRINGLILEETRKAKQTAASASAAGIALFTANNSTNESKGSYSGSVNALNRHNTTSKRGQNRNNNRGKDNGNRGRGRSGNNHANGGSNHTQQSQQRTWQQQPQQWGQYPLWGWAPQPWADPPCPYPTSSWTRPPPARQPSILGNRPQQAYAASVPTSSSYDPTEIEQAMHTMTLNTPDTNWYMDTGATSHMTASPSNLSSYFNMSNSKTNLPPPHPPLHLNNVLHAPKLIKNLIYMCRFTIDNNISIAFDPFGFSVKDF